A region from the Dermacentor andersoni chromosome 11, qqDerAnde1_hic_scaffold, whole genome shotgun sequence genome encodes:
- the LOC126517398 gene encoding uncharacterized protein gives MASAPEPKKYVLKGFSDVLDGRLIRFVDQLPAGLPICSLCSVVPFEHYSLSCKHVYCGPCFLESVKVSTTLRCPMDGKLLRPRRAVPLATADVDVLSRLVACCWNKDYGCSYTGNLGDLEAHVRDCYEVTCGLCSGKLLRSRLVGHLETAHSGTRKTSSKKAKRREEAVVASAEASSGALIERGNGDAEHEGGAVTGEKAAATPAGAKTTQLSHERVLELIEATATRTASKAADDVKKVNGTMLRDIFGAIETINHRLTQHERLTAVAFTGSSRAEDSAQAAVFERPRKQEHVDEYTWTVCQYSKIRVGIHYVVSPLFVIAPGYRVQLTICIDGITLVELSASVKVHRGDGDNQPLEWPFQRTCLFTLFDKSGNGAHVTSLFTAKDLFNSAITASPLTEDGSLVSGWLTVSKMTRLTFERDYIENDGFTLAFTTNPSL, from the coding sequence ATGGCCTCTGCACCTGAGCCGAAGAAATATGTTTTGAAAGGATTCAGCGATGTTCTCGACGGGCGTCTCATCCGGTTCGTAGATCAGCTGCCAGCCGGCTTGCCTATCTGTTCGCTGTGCTCCGTGGTGCCTTTCGAGCACTATTCCCTGAGCTGCAAGCACGTGTATTGCGGCCCGTGCTTTCTCGAAAGCGTGAAGGTTTCTACCACCTTACGGTGCCCGATGGACGGGAAGCTGCTTCGCCCGCGCAGGGCCGTGCCCTTGGCCACCGCCGATGTTGACGTGCTGAGCAGATTGGTAGCGTGCTGTTGGAACAAGGACTACGGATGTAGCTACACCGGCAACCTGGGAGATCTGGAGGCTCACGTCCGAGACTGCTACGAGGTTACCTGCGGCCTCTGCTCCGGAAAGCTGCTGAGGTCGCGACTGGTCGGTCACCTGGAGACCGCTCATTCGGGAACTAGGAAGACCAGCTCTAAGAAAGCCAAGCGACGCGAAGAGGCCGTCGTGGCTTCAGCTGAAGCTTCTTCCGGCGCCTTGATCGAGAGGGGAAACGGAGACGCGGAGCATGAAGGTGGTGCCGTGACTGGTGAGAAAGCGGCTGCAACGCCAGCTGGGGCGAAGACCACTCAGCTTTCGCACGAACGCGTCCTGGAGCTAATCGAAGCTACGGCGACCAGGACCGCGTCCAAGGCGGCGGATGACgtgaagaaagtgaacgggacTATGTTGCGCGACATCTTTGGCGCTATCGAGACGATCAACCACCGCCTGACACAACATGAACGTTTGACAGCAGTCGCCTTCACCGGATCTTCGCGCGCCGAAGATTCTGCGCAAGCCGCTGTCTTCGAGCGTCCGCGGAAGCAAGAGCACGTCGACGAGTACACGTGGACGGTATGCCAATACTCCAAGATTCGTGTTGGCATACACTACGTCGTAAGCCCGCTATTCGTCATCGCTCCAGGTTACAGGGTCCAGCTTACCATCTGCATTGACGGCATCACGCTGGTCGAACTGAGCGCGTCTGTGAAGGTCCACCGTGGGGACGGCGACAACCAGCCGCTTGAATGGCCGTTTCAGAGGACGTGTCTATTCACGCTCTTCGATAAATCCGGGAACGGGGCTCACGTGACGAGCCTGTTCACTGCGAAGGACCTTTTCAACAGCGCCATTACTGCTTCGCCCTTGACTGAGGACGGTTCTCTAGTCTCCGGTTGGCTGACTGTTAGTAAGATGACGCGGCTCACCTTTGAACGCGATTACATTGAAAATGACGGATTTACTCTTGCCTTCACTACTAACCCCTCGCTGTAG